In a single window of the Subtercola sp. PAMC28395 genome:
- a CDS encoding 3-hydroxybutyrate dehydrogenase gives MTNSLERKTALVTGGASGIGEAVAHTLSSRGAQVIVADRDGDAARRVAADIGGTAWEVDLLDPEQVSDDALARALPPIDILVNNAGVQRLAPIEDFAPGDFRMIVTLMLEVPFLLIRRVLPCMYEREWGRIINVSSVHGLRASPFKSAYVSAKHGLEGLSKVTALEGGPKGVTSNCVSPGYVRTPLVEKQLAEQAEVHGIPESEVLSRIMLTESAIKRLVEPSEVASLVGWLASEESAMVTGASYTMDGGWSAR, from the coding sequence ATGACGAACTCTCTCGAACGCAAGACAGCGCTGGTCACAGGCGGCGCAAGTGGAATCGGGGAGGCAGTTGCCCATACCCTCTCCTCGCGGGGTGCGCAGGTCATCGTGGCTGACCGTGACGGCGACGCTGCCCGGCGGGTGGCGGCAGACATCGGGGGCACCGCGTGGGAGGTCGACCTCCTCGACCCCGAACAGGTCTCCGACGACGCCCTCGCCCGCGCCCTGCCGCCCATTGACATCCTGGTGAACAACGCCGGTGTACAGCGCCTGGCGCCGATCGAAGACTTCGCCCCCGGCGACTTCAGGATGATCGTGACCCTCATGCTCGAAGTGCCCTTCCTTCTCATCCGCCGTGTTCTGCCGTGCATGTACGAGCGTGAATGGGGTCGCATCATCAACGTGTCGTCTGTTCACGGATTGCGCGCATCCCCGTTCAAGAGTGCCTACGTGTCGGCGAAACACGGGCTCGAGGGGCTGTCGAAGGTGACGGCGCTCGAGGGTGGCCCCAAGGGTGTCACGAGCAACTGTGTCAGCCCCGGCTATGTGCGGACTCCCCTCGTCGAGAAGCAGCTGGCCGAGCAGGCGGAGGTGCACGGAATCCCCGAGTCGGAGGTGCTCAGCCGCATCATGCTCACGGAGAGTGCCATCAAGAGGCTCGTGGAACCTTCTGAGGTCGCGTCGCTCGTCGGTTGGCTCGCATCTGAGGAGTCCGCAATGGTGACCGGTGCGAGCTACACGATGGACGGTGGCTGGTCGGCCCGCTGA
- a CDS encoding LysR family transcriptional regulator produces the protein MNESSRPALSPDADDLLILLAVSRTGRFLTAAESLGINHTTVSRRITSLEHALGGRVLARSAGGWELTALGEKAVGAAEAVEAAVSELTAPPDEPRQLSGVVRLSATDGFSAYIAAPAVAALRREHPNLSVEIVTATRRALQHRSGLDIEVVVGEPQVHRTEAFELGHYSLGMYASRAYLSEHATPTSLPELMTHPLVYFIDSILQVDDLDAPRRLVPTMVDGVTSTNVFVHVEATRAGAGMGFLPCFMADQHSDLVRVLPELVGERLAYWMVLRTEALRQPAIAAVASALRSRMIEFSDALEGRPGSRMIGSPYS, from the coding sequence ATGAACGAATCCTCCCGCCCGGCACTGTCGCCGGATGCAGACGACCTGCTGATTCTCCTGGCGGTTTCGCGCACGGGCCGCTTCTTGACGGCGGCAGAGAGCCTCGGCATCAACCACACCACCGTCTCGCGGCGGATCACCTCGCTCGAGCACGCCCTCGGCGGCCGGGTGCTCGCCCGGTCGGCTGGCGGATGGGAACTCACCGCCCTGGGCGAGAAGGCCGTCGGGGCAGCCGAAGCCGTCGAGGCGGCCGTGAGCGAACTCACAGCGCCGCCCGACGAACCCCGGCAGCTCAGCGGTGTGGTGAGACTGTCTGCAACCGACGGGTTCAGCGCGTACATCGCCGCTCCTGCGGTCGCTGCGCTGCGGCGCGAGCATCCGAATCTCAGCGTCGAAATCGTCACCGCGACCAGGCGGGCGCTGCAGCACCGATCTGGTCTCGACATCGAAGTGGTGGTCGGCGAGCCCCAGGTTCACCGCACAGAGGCCTTCGAGCTGGGTCACTACTCCCTCGGCATGTACGCCTCCCGTGCGTACCTCAGCGAACACGCCACTCCAACGTCACTGCCCGAGTTGATGACGCACCCGCTGGTGTACTTCATCGACTCGATCCTGCAGGTCGATGACCTCGATGCGCCGCGCCGGCTCGTGCCGACCATGGTCGACGGGGTCACGTCGACGAACGTCTTCGTGCACGTCGAGGCGACTCGTGCGGGTGCCGGCATGGGCTTCCTGCCGTGCTTCATGGCCGACCAGCACTCAGACCTGGTCCGCGTTCTGCCGGAGCTGGTCGGCGAACGGCTGGCGTACTGGATGGTTCTCCGCACCGAGGCGCTCCGGCAACCGGCCATCGCTGCGGTGGCGTCAGCACTGCGCTCGCGGATGATCGAGTTCAGCGACGCCCTCGAAGGGCGCCCCGGCAGCCGGATGATCGGCAGCCCCTACAGCTGA
- a CDS encoding phosphatase PAP2 family protein, with protein sequence MELPPVTPASPKDAGVRGELNHDRYVGSRDLTHWYSPIGRFLARLTRRLSARLGPHGALILTLVFGMAIVVLLSAAAAQVYDAVTDSDGVAGLDKPLLNVMMSARSPWFDFIVTAYTDIAGPIGMPIIAVGAIVILALRRRSWTPVILIAAAGTGSLLMTIAGKDLIGRDRPPLADAVPPYEYSPSFPSGHTLNAVVIAGIIAYLLVLRQKTPRARVITIAVAALFALTIGLSRVYLGHHWFTDVLAGWMLGAAWLAIVITAHRLYLTTRRKPSEQQQPEHQQPERQRPAHEPPDDLEHTT encoded by the coding sequence ATGGAACTTCCTCCCGTGACACCGGCGAGCCCGAAAGACGCGGGTGTCAGGGGAGAGCTGAACCACGATCGATACGTGGGCTCGCGAGACCTCACGCACTGGTACAGCCCGATCGGGCGCTTTCTCGCCCGGCTGACCCGCCGGCTGTCGGCCAGGCTCGGTCCGCACGGTGCGCTCATCCTCACGCTGGTCTTCGGCATGGCCATCGTGGTTCTGCTGAGTGCCGCAGCCGCTCAGGTCTACGACGCCGTCACCGATTCCGACGGCGTCGCCGGGCTCGACAAGCCTCTGCTGAATGTCATGATGTCAGCGCGTTCGCCATGGTTCGACTTCATCGTCACCGCCTACACCGACATCGCCGGGCCCATCGGGATGCCGATCATCGCCGTGGGGGCCATCGTGATCCTGGCACTGAGGCGGCGGTCGTGGACGCCGGTGATACTCATTGCGGCTGCCGGAACCGGCTCCCTCCTCATGACCATCGCCGGCAAGGACCTGATCGGCCGCGACAGGCCGCCACTGGCCGACGCTGTGCCACCGTACGAATACTCGCCGTCGTTCCCGAGCGGGCACACTCTCAATGCGGTCGTCATCGCGGGAATCATCGCGTACCTCCTGGTCCTGCGCCAGAAGACACCGCGCGCGCGGGTGATCACCATCGCTGTCGCCGCGCTCTTCGCCCTCACGATCGGTCTCAGCCGCGTCTACCTCGGGCACCACTGGTTCACCGATGTGCTCGCCGGCTGGATGCTCGGGGCCGCTTGGCTCGCCATCGTGATCACCGCTCACCGGCTCTACCTCACGACCCGAAGAAAGCCGTCTGAACAACAGCAGCCCGAACATCAGCAGCCCGAACGTCAGCGGCCTGCGCACGAACCACCCGACGATCTGGAGCACACGACATGA
- a CDS encoding diacylglycerol kinase family protein gives MNAARLQQKTAAIVYNPIKVDLEELRAALQTQEAANNWGPTLWLETSEDDPGEQITRTAVEKKVDVVIAAGGDGTVRAVAESLRGTGIPLALLPSGTGNLLARNLALTLDDMTHSLETAFTGANRSIDLGVIDIERADSTRDRHAFLVMAGLGIDAKMIANTNSELKKRVGWLAYVQAITLALRDKDELRFRYRLGDHPTRALRAHTLIIGNCGSLPANMLLLPDAAVDDGVFDIVMLRPKGFFGWVQIWARVAWENGIIRRTAMGRKLMGEVKEVRAMEYDKGESVTARFSRAEHIELDGDAFGEAVAFKTWVDAGSLVVRIPAEVAADSTGDDVGAGDAGASDAGASEAGASDAGASDAGTKEDAHA, from the coding sequence ATGAATGCGGCCCGTCTCCAGCAGAAGACGGCCGCCATCGTCTACAACCCCATCAAGGTTGACCTCGAGGAGCTCCGCGCAGCGCTTCAGACGCAGGAGGCGGCGAACAACTGGGGCCCCACGCTCTGGCTCGAGACGAGCGAAGACGACCCCGGAGAACAGATCACGAGGACGGCCGTCGAAAAGAAGGTCGACGTCGTCATCGCGGCAGGCGGGGACGGAACGGTCCGAGCGGTGGCGGAGAGCCTTCGAGGCACTGGGATCCCCCTCGCGCTGCTGCCCTCCGGCACCGGAAACCTGCTCGCGCGCAATCTCGCACTCACCCTCGACGATATGACCCATTCGCTGGAGACAGCCTTCACGGGTGCGAACCGTTCAATCGACCTGGGTGTCATCGACATCGAGCGGGCGGATTCGACGCGCGACAGGCACGCGTTCCTGGTGATGGCCGGGCTCGGTATCGACGCCAAGATGATCGCCAATACGAACTCCGAACTCAAGAAGCGAGTGGGCTGGCTCGCCTACGTGCAGGCGATCACACTGGCGCTGAGAGACAAAGACGAACTCCGTTTCCGGTATCGGCTCGGCGATCATCCGACCCGCGCTCTTCGTGCCCACACGCTCATCATCGGCAACTGCGGCTCGCTGCCGGCGAACATGCTGCTGCTGCCTGACGCGGCGGTCGACGACGGGGTGTTCGACATCGTGATGCTCCGGCCGAAGGGTTTCTTCGGCTGGGTGCAGATCTGGGCGAGGGTCGCGTGGGAGAACGGGATCATCCGGCGTACGGCGATGGGCAGAAAGCTCATGGGTGAGGTGAAGGAGGTTCGGGCGATGGAGTATGACAAGGGAGAGTCGGTCACCGCCCGATTCAGTCGTGCGGAGCACATCGAGCTCGACGGTGATGCCTTCGGCGAGGCCGTGGCTTTCAAGACGTGGGTCGATGCCGGTTCGCTGGTCGTGCGCATTCCGGCCGAGGTCGCGGCTGACAGCACGGGTGACGACGTCGGTGCCGGTGATGCCGGTGCGAGCGATGCCGGTGCGAGTGAAGCCGGTGCCAGCGATGCCGGTGCCAGTGATGCCGGCACGAAGGAGGACGCGCATGCCTGA
- a CDS encoding DUF1206 domain-containing protein, whose product MPDAKAAARTASNSPILRGLARLGFAVNGLLHALIGLIAIGIAVGTGSGEADQSGALTQLASAPGGAFVLWVVVVGLAALGLWLILGAFLFRAPDPKKRVSHIVKEVAKGLVYLAVAGTALTFAQGGTSNSASSASQASAGLLSTPGGQILAVVIGVAIAAIGVYFVVKGVTKKFTDDISVPAGPAGTATVFVGVLGYVAKGVVLVLVGVLFAVAAFAVDPGKATGIDGALRTLATLPLGMALLWIVGAGLIAYGVYCGVRALRARL is encoded by the coding sequence ATGCCTGACGCGAAAGCCGCCGCACGTACGGCGTCGAACAGCCCCATTCTCCGTGGCCTGGCCCGGTTGGGCTTTGCCGTGAACGGCCTGCTGCACGCTCTGATCGGGTTGATCGCCATCGGCATTGCGGTGGGCACGGGAAGTGGTGAAGCCGACCAGTCGGGTGCTCTCACCCAGTTGGCGAGCGCTCCGGGCGGCGCCTTCGTGCTCTGGGTCGTCGTCGTCGGTCTCGCGGCCCTCGGTCTGTGGCTCATCCTCGGTGCGTTCCTCTTTCGGGCTCCCGACCCGAAGAAACGGGTTTCGCACATCGTGAAGGAGGTCGCCAAGGGGCTGGTCTACCTTGCCGTTGCCGGAACGGCCCTGACCTTCGCGCAGGGTGGCACGTCGAATTCTGCATCGAGCGCAAGCCAGGCCAGTGCAGGGCTCCTGTCGACTCCGGGTGGGCAGATACTGGCTGTCGTCATCGGCGTCGCCATCGCTGCCATCGGCGTCTATTTCGTGGTCAAAGGCGTCACGAAGAAGTTCACCGATGACATCTCGGTTCCCGCTGGCCCGGCCGGCACCGCAACCGTGTTCGTCGGCGTTCTCGGCTATGTGGCCAAGGGTGTGGTGCTGGTTCTCGTCGGCGTGCTCTTCGCCGTAGCTGCATTCGCCGTCGACCCGGGCAAGGCGACGGGCATCGATGGTGCCTTGCGAACCCTGGCCACCCTGCCGCTGGGCATGGCACTGCTCTGGATCGTGGGTGCGGGCCTGATCGCGTACGGCGTCTACTGCGGGGTGCGAGCGTTGCGCGCCCGCCTGTGA
- a CDS encoding phosphatase PAP2 family protein, whose translation MPGSALRSFHERFIVETRPVAASVKRNLYIISAVLVAAGLVFFFVILSSVLQKDDLSSIDAPIESWIDARRADWLTAVMIGIAVVFGPIALPIIILVVTVSWGIFARHIWRPLLLALGTLTGVIVVQIITRLVGRERPPTSLMLFGTDTTFSFPSGHVLGACDFLLLLTYLVFSRKKNPRVTVTAFAVAALLIFAAAACRVYLGYHWATDALASMSLSLVILGLIIALDTYRTVRVVPPAVTVDATRTVDATGTVDSSGTVGPVAAANQETSGHRRARNARTPQ comes from the coding sequence ATGCCTGGTTCTGCCCTCCGTTCCTTCCACGAGAGATTCATCGTCGAGACCCGGCCCGTTGCCGCCTCGGTCAAGCGAAACCTCTACATCATCTCTGCTGTGCTCGTCGCGGCCGGTCTGGTGTTCTTCTTCGTGATCCTCTCCAGCGTGCTTCAGAAAGACGATCTCTCGAGCATCGACGCACCGATCGAGAGCTGGATCGACGCCCGCCGCGCAGACTGGCTCACGGCAGTCATGATCGGCATAGCCGTGGTGTTCGGCCCGATTGCACTGCCGATCATCATCCTGGTCGTCACGGTGAGCTGGGGCATCTTTGCCCGGCACATCTGGCGCCCGCTCCTGCTCGCCCTCGGCACCCTGACCGGAGTGATCGTTGTGCAGATCATCACCCGGCTTGTCGGCAGGGAACGCCCACCCACCTCGCTCATGCTCTTCGGCACCGACACGACGTTCTCGTTCCCCTCCGGCCACGTTCTCGGTGCGTGCGACTTTCTGCTCCTGCTGACGTACCTGGTCTTCTCTCGGAAGAAGAACCCGCGGGTGACCGTGACAGCATTCGCTGTCGCGGCCCTGCTCATCTTCGCGGCGGCCGCGTGCCGGGTCTATCTGGGATACCACTGGGCGACGGACGCACTCGCTTCGATGTCACTGTCGCTGGTCATCCTCGGGCTCATCATCGCGCTCGACACGTATCGCACTGTGCGTGTCGTGCCACCGGCAGTGACGGTCGACGCAACCCGTACGGTCGACGCAACCGGTACGGTCGACTCGTCCGGTACGGTGGGGCCGGTGGCCGCGGCGAACCAGGAGACCTCAGGTCACAGGCGGGCGCGCAACGCTCGCACCCCGCAGTAG
- the cls gene encoding cardiolipin synthase, whose product MGRKSVKEGLARLSRHKLFKVVPIVVLIAEIVIRIGAVIVVPRNRRPTAAMAWLMAIFVAPIPGTLFFSLFGTTKLPKARRDKQQEINNFILETTEGLDLVSKNETWPEWFSSVVELNRTLGAMPLVGGNDVKLLPDYTESIAAMTAAVEAAEKYVHVEFYILSRDATTMPFFDALLAAQKRGVTVRVLYDHISTIRSPKGRATRRWLRANDIDFWEMLPFYPFRSSWRRPDLRNHRKVLVIDGLVGFMGSQNMVDPSYNKRSNIRQGLRWKDLMVKIEGPTVAGVNAIFITDWYSETDELLTRETESIRVVESSDTLDCQIVPSGPGFEGENNLRLFNALLYAAQQRLVIVSPYFVPDDSMLYAITTAAERGVDVHLFACEVADQAVVYHAQRSYYEALLRAGVRIFLYEKPVVLHAKHFTIDDEVAVIGSSNMDMRSFSLNFEVSLLVRGRRFVDALRKVEEDYLLHSRELLLEDWLQRPVRSQLLDNVSRLTAAVQ is encoded by the coding sequence ATGGGGCGCAAGAGCGTGAAAGAAGGACTGGCTCGTCTGAGCCGGCACAAGCTGTTCAAGGTCGTGCCGATCGTTGTTCTCATCGCCGAGATCGTCATCCGCATCGGTGCCGTCATTGTGGTGCCACGAAACCGGCGACCCACGGCAGCCATGGCGTGGCTGATGGCGATCTTCGTGGCGCCGATACCCGGGACGCTCTTCTTCAGCCTGTTCGGAACCACGAAGTTGCCCAAAGCCCGTCGCGACAAGCAGCAGGAGATCAACAACTTCATTCTGGAGACGACAGAGGGGCTCGACCTCGTCTCGAAGAACGAGACCTGGCCGGAGTGGTTCAGTTCAGTCGTCGAACTGAACCGGACCCTCGGCGCCATGCCGCTGGTCGGTGGCAACGATGTCAAACTCCTGCCGGACTACACCGAGTCGATTGCGGCGATGACGGCAGCAGTCGAAGCTGCCGAGAAATACGTACACGTCGAGTTCTACATCCTCAGCCGCGACGCGACGACGATGCCCTTCTTCGATGCGTTGCTTGCCGCCCAGAAGAGGGGAGTCACGGTCAGGGTCCTGTACGACCACATCTCGACCATCCGGAGCCCCAAAGGCCGGGCCACCCGTCGATGGCTGCGAGCGAACGACATCGACTTCTGGGAGATGCTGCCCTTCTATCCGTTCCGGAGTTCGTGGCGTCGACCAGACCTGCGCAACCACCGCAAGGTTCTCGTGATCGACGGTCTCGTCGGTTTCATGGGTTCGCAGAACATGGTCGACCCCTCGTACAACAAGCGCAGCAACATCCGGCAGGGCCTGCGTTGGAAAGACCTCATGGTCAAAATAGAGGGCCCGACGGTAGCCGGTGTGAATGCGATCTTCATCACCGATTGGTACAGCGAGACCGACGAACTTCTGACCCGCGAGACCGAGTCGATCCGTGTCGTCGAATCGTCAGACACGCTCGACTGCCAGATCGTACCGAGCGGCCCCGGGTTCGAAGGCGAGAACAACCTCCGGTTGTTCAATGCACTGCTGTACGCGGCCCAGCAGCGGCTGGTCATCGTGAGCCCCTACTTCGTGCCCGACGATTCGATGCTCTACGCAATCACGACGGCCGCGGAGCGGGGTGTCGACGTGCACCTCTTCGCCTGCGAGGTCGCCGACCAGGCAGTTGTCTATCACGCACAGCGTTCATACTATGAAGCTCTTCTGCGCGCAGGGGTTCGAATCTTCCTCTACGAAAAGCCCGTTGTTCTGCACGCGAAGCACTTCACGATCGATGACGAGGTTGCCGTGATCGGATCGAGCAACATGGACATGCGCTCATTCAGTCTCAATTTCGAGGTCTCCCTGCTCGTGCGTGGGCGCCGTTTTGTCGACGCGTTGCGCAAAGTCGAAGAGGACTACCTGCTGCATTCACGCGAACTGCTGCTCGAAGACTGGCTGCAACGCCCGGTGCGGTCGCAATTGCTCGACAACGTGTCGAGGCTCACCGCCGCCGTTCAGTGA
- a CDS encoding DUF2510 domain-containing protein, which translates to MSEPLIPEPRNTPAVGPGWYPSPTGTAELRWWDGYQWTEHAMASAPVSQIGPATPVYNAFIWLMVLVPLIDTVALALLNFGSLMTDSMRASLYNPGASRYSSTSMMYTPGYIAVQLLGFAIYAIIVVLAYLDWKRLGTLGFPRRFHWAWGFLSVVYVIGRSVVVRQQTGRGLAVIWVYIGVFVIQLLVVGLQVASAIGSMNQIIQQYSRT; encoded by the coding sequence ATGTCTGAACCCCTGATTCCTGAACCTCGCAACACACCCGCTGTCGGCCCGGGCTGGTACCCCTCGCCGACGGGCACTGCCGAGTTGCGCTGGTGGGACGGCTACCAGTGGACGGAACACGCGATGGCCAGCGCACCCGTCAGCCAGATCGGGCCTGCCACGCCGGTGTACAACGCCTTCATCTGGCTCATGGTGCTGGTTCCGCTGATCGACACGGTGGCCCTCGCGCTGCTCAATTTCGGCTCACTGATGACCGACAGCATGCGGGCGTCGCTCTACAACCCGGGCGCGAGCCGTTACTCGTCGACGTCGATGATGTACACCCCCGGTTACATCGCGGTGCAGCTCCTCGGCTTCGCTATCTATGCCATCATTGTGGTGCTTGCCTACCTGGACTGGAAGCGCCTCGGTACGCTCGGGTTCCCCCGCCGTTTCCACTGGGCGTGGGGCTTCCTCTCGGTGGTCTACGTGATCGGGCGTTCTGTCGTGGTCAGGCAGCAGACCGGCCGTGGACTCGCCGTCATCTGGGTCTACATCGGCGTGTTCGTGATCCAGCTGCTCGTGGTCGGTCTCCAGGTCGCGAGTGCGATCGGCTCGATGAACCAGATCATCCAGCAGTACTCTCGCACCTGA
- a CDS encoding kynureninase, which yields MNAETTANASSVPRSNAGALDRADPLASLTSRFVESPEVTSYLDGNSLGRPLRVTSPRLTHFIEQDWGSRLIRSWDEEWFERPLTLGDRLGALVLGAGEGQTVIADSTTVMLYKLIRAAVGARPTRTEIVLDDDNFPTDRFLVEGIARECGLTIRWISVDRDSGVTRDHVAAVVSERTALVLLSHVSYRSAFLADMQAITEEVHSAGALVLWDLCHSAGVVPTELDHWGVDLAVGCTYKYLNGGPGSPAFGYVAKRLQHQLEQPIWGWMGAQDVFGMREEFEPAHGMRRFISGTPPVLAMMPMCDMLDLIEEAGLPAIRNKSIALTEFVISLAEELLVPEGASIATPRSAAERGSHVMIRHERFRDVIGAAWVEGIIPDFRNPDGLRIGLSPLSTSFEEVSVGMHRIREILATL from the coding sequence ATGAATGCTGAAACTACGGCCAACGCCTCCTCCGTGCCTCGGTCGAACGCAGGCGCGCTCGATCGTGCAGACCCGCTGGCTTCGTTGACCAGTCGCTTCGTGGAGAGTCCCGAGGTGACGTCGTATCTCGACGGGAATTCGCTCGGCCGGCCACTCCGCGTGACGTCTCCGCGTCTGACTCACTTCATCGAGCAGGACTGGGGCAGCAGATTGATCAGATCGTGGGATGAGGAATGGTTCGAACGGCCCCTGACGCTGGGTGATCGGCTGGGGGCACTCGTGCTGGGCGCTGGCGAGGGGCAGACCGTCATCGCCGACTCCACGACCGTGATGCTCTACAAACTGATCAGAGCCGCCGTGGGGGCTCGACCCACCCGCACGGAGATCGTTCTTGACGACGACAACTTTCCGACGGATCGATTCCTCGTGGAGGGGATTGCGCGGGAATGCGGCCTCACCATCCGCTGGATCTCGGTTGACCGTGACAGCGGAGTGACGAGGGATCACGTCGCCGCTGTTGTTTCTGAGCGAACAGCCCTCGTTCTTCTCAGCCACGTCTCGTATCGCTCGGCGTTCTTGGCAGACATGCAGGCGATCACCGAAGAAGTGCACAGCGCTGGGGCCCTGGTTCTCTGGGATCTCTGCCATTCAGCGGGTGTGGTTCCAACCGAACTCGATCACTGGGGCGTCGATCTCGCGGTGGGATGCACATACAAGTACTTGAACGGCGGCCCGGGCTCCCCTGCGTTCGGCTACGTGGCGAAACGCCTGCAGCACCAACTCGAGCAGCCCATCTGGGGGTGGATGGGCGCCCAGGATGTCTTCGGCATGCGCGAGGAATTCGAACCTGCGCACGGCATGCGCAGATTCATCAGTGGTACGCCACCAGTGCTGGCGATGATGCCCATGTGCGACATGCTGGACCTCATCGAGGAGGCGGGCCTGCCGGCCATCCGGAACAAATCGATCGCTTTGACGGAGTTCGTCATCTCTCTCGCAGAGGAGTTGCTGGTACCTGAGGGAGCGTCGATCGCGACCCCTCGCTCCGCGGCTGAGCGCGGCAGCCATGTCATGATTCGCCACGAACGGTTCCGCGACGTCATCGGAGCAGCGTGGGTTGAAGGAATCATCCCCGATTTCAGAAACCCTGACGGGCTTCGAATCGGGTTGTCTCCACTGAGCACGAGTTTCGAAGAGGTCTCCGTTGGAATGCACCGAATCCGCGAGATACTGGCCACGCTCTGA